CCACCCTGCTGGTGGTGGGCGATACCACGCTGGCCGAGGTCACGCCGCTGCTCGAGAAAGCGTTCGCGTCGTGGAAAGCGGGCGAGGTGCCGAAGAAGGCGATCGCCGAGGTGGCGCCGCGCGCCGCGCCGGTGGTTTACCTGGTCGACCGTCCGGGCGCGCTGCAGAGCGTGATCCTGGGCGGCCAGCTGGCGCCGCCGCGCAACAGTCCCGAGGCGCTGCCGCTCGAGATCGTCAACGACGTGTTCGGCGGCACCTTCAGCTCGCGCATCAATATGAACCTGCGCGAAGACAAGCACTGGTCGTATGGCGTGCGCAGCACGGTCGTGCCGGCGATCGGCCAGCGCGCCTTCATGAGCATCTCGCCGGTGCAGACCGACAAGACCGGCGACGCGCTCAAGGAACTGGTGGGCGAGTACCGCAATATCGCCGGCGCCAAGCCGATCGCGAATGAAGAGCTCAAGTTCGCGCAGGACAATAAAACCCTGCGCCTGCCGGGCAGCTTCGAGACGGCGGGCCAGCTGGCCGGCGCCTATTCCACGATCCTGCAGTACGGCTTGCCCAAGGATTACTACAACACCTTCACCGAGAAGGCGCTGGCGCTCACGCCGCAGCAGGCGAATGCTCTGGCGGCGCGCAGCTTCGTCGCGGATCGCCTGGCGTGGGTGGTGGTCGGCGACATGGCCAAGGTCGAGAAGGATATCCGCGCGCTGAACCTGGGCGAGGTGCGCAGGATCGACGTGGACGGCAAGCCTTTGCCGTAAGTCGTTGCAAGTCCCGCCCGGCGCGTGCGCCGGGCGGGACGGGTTTGGGGGACACTTTGGGCAGGAGGAATCTGCTCATGGACCAACAACTCAGCCTGGACCCGGCGCGCACGGCGCTGGTCCTCATCGATCTTCAGAACAGCAACGTCAAGCACGATCTAGCGCCGCACGGCGCCGAGGACGTGGTTGGCAATTGCGTGCTGCTGGCGCAGGAGATGCGCGAGCGCGGCGGCCTGGTCATCTATGTCCACGTATTGCTGAATGAATTGCCGCAAGCGCCAGCCGATGCGCCGCTGCGGCCGCGGGGCGCGCCGGCGGCGCCTCCCGATGCCTCGTGGCTGGCGCCGGAAGCCGGCGTCGAGGCGCAGGACCTCGTGATCGTCAAGCGCCAGTGGGGCGCCTTCTATGGCACCGAACTCGAGCAGCAGCTGCGGCGACGCGGCATCGACACGCTGGTCATGGGCGGCATCGCCACCAATTTCGGCGTCGAATCGACCGCGCGCGCGGCCTATGATTTCGGCTTCCAGCTGGTGTTCGCCGAGGATGCGATGAGCAGCTTCGAGGCCGATGCCCACCATTTCGCGTGCAACAAGATCTTTCCGAAAATGGGAAGGGTGCGCTCGACGCGCACCCTGATCGACGTCCTGCAGGCCGGTACCGGCGCCGCGTGACGCCGGTCGCCCGGCATCAACCCGCGCGCTGGATGTCCGCCGTGATCTCGTAGGCGCGCAGGCGCGCCGCGTGGTCGTAGATCTGCGAGGTGATCATCAGCTCGTCCGGCTTCGTCTTATCGATGAAGGCGCGCAGCTGGTGGGCCACCGTCACGCGCGAGCCGATTGCCGAGCACGACAGCACGCTGTCGAGCATCATGCGTTCGGGCAGGTCGAGCGCTTCCAGGTAGCCGCTCACCGGCGGTTTCAGCTTGGTCGGGCGGCCGGTGCGCAGGTTGACGAAGGCCTGCTGCATCGAGGTTGCCAGGAAGTGTGCTTCCTGGTCGGTGTCCGCGGCGAACACATTAAAGCCCAGCATGATGTAAGGCTTGTCGAGCTGTTCCGATGGCCGGAAGTTGCTGCGGTACATATCGATCGCCTGCATCATCATCTGCGGCGCGAAGTGCGAGGCGAAGGCATACGGCAGGCCGAGATGCGCCGCCAATTGCGCCCCGAACAGGCTGGAGCCGAGGATCCAGACCGGCACGGCGAGGCCGGCGCCGGGCACGGCCTGCACCGGGCGCCGGGTCGAGCCGGCGAAATAATCCATCAGCTCCACCACGTCTTGCGGGAATTCGTCGGCGTCGGATGCCAGGTTGCGGCGCAGGGCGCGCGCCGTGGTCTGGTCCGAGCCCGGCGCGCGGCCCAGGCCGAGGTCGATGCGGCCCGGATGCAGCGCCTCGAGCGTGCCGAACTGTTCGGCGATCACCAGCGGCGAATGATTGGGCAGCATGATGCCGCCGGCGCCCACGCGGATGCGCGAGGTGCCGGCCGCCACGTGGCCGATCAGCACCGCGGTGGCGGCGCTGGCGATGCCCGGCATGCCGTGGTGTTCGGCCAGCCAGAAACGGTTGTATCCCCAGCGCTCGCCATGTTGTGCGAGGTCGAGCGAGCGTTGGAACGAGGTGGCCGCATCGCTGCCTTCGGCGATCGGCGAGAGGTCGAGTATCGAGAAAGGAATCATGGATCCATGATACGCCGATGAAAAAAATCGCGTGCGCGGGCCCCCAAAAACGTCGCGTCCGCTGCCTTGTCATCAGCTTGCTATAGTATTTCTGCATGATGCCAAGACACTATCTTTGTTCGCTGCCGGCCGCCATGCTGCTCGTTGCTTGCGCGCACCAGCCAGCGCCATCCGCCATGACAGCCGAATCCAGTTTCCATCCCGCGCAGGTGGCGGCCATCGACCAAGCGATCGACACCGCCATCGCCGCCCGCAAGCTGCCGGGCGCCGTCTATCATCTCGAGCGCGGCACCGCGCAGCACGAGCGCGCCTATGGCCGGCTCACTTACGACGAGGACGCGGCCGCCGTCACGCCCGCCACCGTCTTCGATGCGGCCTCGCTGAGCAAGGTGCTGGTCACGGCGCCCGCGGTCCTGATGCTGGCCGAAGAGGGCCGCATCGACCTCGAGGCGCCCATTACGCGCTACTTCGCGGACTGTACCGGTGGCGGCAAGGAGGCGATCACGGTGCGCCAACTGCTGACCCATACCTCGGGCCTGGCCTCCGGCCTGCCGGCCAGGCCGGCATGGCAGGGCAGGGAAGCCGCGCTGGCGCTGGCCTGTGCACAGACAGTGACCCATCCGCCGGGCAGTTTCTTCCGCTATTCCGACATCAATTACATCCTGCTGGGCCTGCTGGTCGAGCGCACCGCGGACATGCCGCTCGACCGTTTCGCCCAGCAGCGCATCTTTGCGCCGCTCGGCATGGGCAATACCGGGTACCGCCCGCTGGAGCGCATGCCGGCAGCGTCGATCGCGCCGACCCAGCGCGGCGCCACCGCGGTGGCGCAATTGCCGACCGCCCATGGCGACCTGGCGCCGGGCGCGCCGCTGCAGGGCGTGGTGCACGATCCGACCGTGCGCCGCATGGGCGGCGTGGGCGGCTCGGCCGGCGTATTCTCGACCGCCGGCGACGTCGCGCGTTTCGCCCGCATGCTGCTGGGCAATGGCGCACTGGATGGGGTACGGATACTGAAGCCGGAAAGCGTGCGCCTGCTGACCACGGTGCAATCGCCGTCCGGCATCGTTGCACTGCGGGGGATGGGCATGGACATCGATTCGCCCTTCGCCAAGCGGCCGCGCGGCGCCGTCTATCCGGTCGGCAGTTATGGCCATACGGGATTCACCGGTTGCATCCTGTGGGTCGATCCGCAGTCACAAAGTTTCTATGTCTTCCTGTCGAACCGGGTCTACCCCGACGACCACAGCGTGGTGCTGCCGCTCTATACGCAACTGGGTACGCTCTCGGCGCAGGCTGCCCTGGGTGCTCAACAATAAGCGCTAAATAAGAGCAAGATAAAAGAAATTAAAAGACGATGATGTATTTCCGCGCGGCTACCGTGCGCTCCCATCCGTAGCCTGTCTCTACACTGGAATCCTCACTCGACGCATATCGTTATCAATCCTGCGGTGTGCGGCGGGTAACGCCCCTGACACATTTGGTTACATTGAGGAGAACACCATGAAAATGAACAAGCTACTCAAAGGAATGCTCGGCGCATCGGTCGCCGCCGCCATGTTCGGCGCCACCGCGGTGCATGCACAAACCACGACCACCGGCACCACGACCGGCACGACCACCGGCCAGAT
This portion of the Telluria beijingensis genome encodes:
- a CDS encoding serine hydrolase domain-containing protein; the protein is MTAESSFHPAQVAAIDQAIDTAIAARKLPGAVYHLERGTAQHERAYGRLTYDEDAAAVTPATVFDAASLSKVLVTAPAVLMLAEEGRIDLEAPITRYFADCTGGGKEAITVRQLLTHTSGLASGLPARPAWQGREAALALACAQTVTHPPGSFFRYSDINYILLGLLVERTADMPLDRFAQQRIFAPLGMGNTGYRPLERMPAASIAPTQRGATAVAQLPTAHGDLAPGAPLQGVVHDPTVRRMGGVGGSAGVFSTAGDVARFARMLLGNGALDGVRILKPESVRLLTTVQSPSGIVALRGMGMDIDSPFAKRPRGAVYPVGSYGHTGFTGCILWVDPQSQSFYVFLSNRVYPDDHSVVLPLYTQLGTLSAQAALGAQQ
- a CDS encoding LLM class flavin-dependent oxidoreductase produces the protein MIPFSILDLSPIAEGSDAATSFQRSLDLAQHGERWGYNRFWLAEHHGMPGIASAATAVLIGHVAAGTSRIRVGAGGIMLPNHSPLVIAEQFGTLEALHPGRIDLGLGRAPGSDQTTARALRRNLASDADEFPQDVVELMDYFAGSTRRPVQAVPGAGLAVPVWILGSSLFGAQLAAHLGLPYAFASHFAPQMMMQAIDMYRSNFRPSEQLDKPYIMLGFNVFAADTDQEAHFLATSMQQAFVNLRTGRPTKLKPPVSGYLEALDLPERMMLDSVLSCSAIGSRVTVAHQLRAFIDKTKPDELMITSQIYDHAARLRAYEITADIQRAG
- a CDS encoding isochorismatase family protein; protein product: MDQQLSLDPARTALVLIDLQNSNVKHDLAPHGAEDVVGNCVLLAQEMRERGGLVIYVHVLLNELPQAPADAPLRPRGAPAAPPDASWLAPEAGVEAQDLVIVKRQWGAFYGTELEQQLRRRGIDTLVMGGIATNFGVESTARAAYDFGFQLVFAEDAMSSFEADAHHFACNKIFPKMGRVRSTRTLIDVLQAGTGAA